One part of the Bacillus sp. FJAT-27916 genome encodes these proteins:
- a CDS encoding sulfurtransferase TusA family protein has protein sequence MAKVLETNGMVCPFPLEEAKAAMTELTAGEELIINFDCTQATESIPRWAAKEGHTVTNFEQTGNAEWQIVLKKGN, from the coding sequence ATGGCAAAAGTACTTGAAACAAACGGAATGGTGTGCCCCTTTCCTTTAGAAGAAGCAAAAGCAGCGATGACCGAATTAACGGCTGGTGAAGAATTAATTATTAATTTTGACTGCACGCAGGCAACCGAAAGCATTCCCCGCTGGGCAGCGAAAGAAGGTCATACGGTTACGAACTTCGAACAAACCGGCAATGCCGAATGGCAAATCGTATTGAAAAAAGGAAATTAA
- a CDS encoding NAD-dependent succinate-semialdehyde dehydrogenase, with protein sequence MANLFPDKMYIAGEWVDKEEKIDVFNPATQEVIGTVPNGNENEAEKAVNAAFEAGKEWSKRTAHERSSILLEWARLVEEHTDDLAETMTIEQGKPLAEAKGEIAYANSFITWFAEEGKRIYGETIPASHPNKRLFVHKQPVGVVAAITPWNFPAAMITRKVGPALAAGCTVVLKPSEETPFTALKLAELACRAGVPAGVLNIVTGDAKRITEAWQKDERVRKLTFTGSTEVGKLLMRGAADTVKKISLELGGHAPFIITNHADINKAVEGAIASKFRNAGQTCVCANRILVQKGVYEEFVKRYTEKVSSLKIGNGLETGVEIGPLINQEAIDKAMAHLRDAQEKGGEVLTGGQVLSDSNGYYLTPAVISGATDDMQCMQEETFGPIAPIAPFENVEEAVERANNTPFGLAAYVYSDKISEAIYIAENLEYGIVGVNDGLPSVAQAPFGGFKQSGLGREGSHHGIDEFLEVKYISLGLN encoded by the coding sequence ATGGCAAACCTATTTCCAGATAAGATGTATATTGCAGGAGAATGGGTTGATAAAGAGGAGAAAATTGACGTATTTAACCCAGCAACACAAGAGGTAATTGGTACGGTCCCCAATGGAAATGAAAATGAGGCAGAAAAGGCTGTGAATGCGGCATTTGAAGCCGGTAAGGAATGGTCAAAACGAACAGCGCATGAGCGCTCGAGCATTTTGCTTGAATGGGCACGCCTGGTTGAGGAGCATACAGATGATTTGGCTGAAACGATGACCATTGAACAGGGCAAGCCGCTGGCAGAGGCAAAGGGGGAGATTGCCTATGCAAACAGCTTTATTACCTGGTTTGCAGAGGAAGGAAAACGGATTTACGGCGAAACCATTCCGGCCTCCCACCCGAATAAAAGACTCTTTGTGCATAAGCAGCCGGTTGGAGTGGTCGCTGCGATTACCCCATGGAATTTCCCAGCAGCGATGATTACGAGGAAGGTGGGACCTGCTCTAGCAGCCGGGTGTACGGTTGTCCTGAAACCTTCTGAGGAAACGCCATTCACGGCATTGAAGCTGGCAGAGCTCGCTTGCCGGGCAGGAGTTCCTGCAGGTGTATTGAATATTGTGACAGGCGACGCCAAACGAATCACAGAGGCTTGGCAAAAGGATGAGCGTGTACGAAAGCTCACATTCACCGGTTCAACCGAGGTTGGGAAGCTCTTAATGAGAGGAGCCGCTGATACGGTGAAGAAAATTTCGCTTGAGCTTGGCGGACATGCACCGTTTATTATCACTAATCACGCCGACATAAATAAAGCGGTAGAGGGGGCAATTGCATCAAAGTTTCGGAATGCAGGCCAAACCTGTGTGTGTGCGAATCGAATTTTGGTTCAAAAAGGTGTGTACGAGGAATTTGTGAAGCGATATACCGAGAAGGTGAGCAGCCTTAAGATAGGAAACGGACTAGAGACAGGCGTGGAAATCGGACCGCTCATTAATCAAGAGGCCATTGATAAAGCTATGGCACATTTGCGGGATGCCCAGGAAAAAGGCGGCGAAGTCTTGACAGGGGGACAGGTTCTTTCCGATTCTAACGGGTACTATCTTACACCGGCAGTCATCTCAGGGGCGACTGATGATATGCAATGTATGCAGGAGGAGACATTTGGTCCCATTGCGCCAATTGCTCCATTTGAGAATGTGGAGGAAGCCGTAGAAAGAGCCAATAATACCCCGTTTGGTCTTGCAGCCTATGTATATTCAGATAAGATCAGTGAAGCCATCTATATTGCTGAGAATTTAGAATATGGGATTGTCGGTGTAAATGATGGCCTGCCTTCTGTTGCACAGGCTCCGTTTGGCGGATTTAAGCAAAGCGGACTTGGACGGGAAGGAAGCCATCATGGAATTGATGAATTCCTTGAGGTGAAATATATTTCTTTAGGATTAAATTGA